The DNA window ATCATCGGAGAGTTATGAGAGATTGACTAGAGAGATTAGAAGTCTATATGATAGCGAGAAGAGCATATATATAGAGAGGCTTAGAGAGATAGTTGCCAAAAATATCGTGAGGGAGATTATATGGCTGGGGAGGGATCCGAGGAGCTATAGAGGAAAAATAGATAGAGATTATCTAGAACATCTACTCCTAGCCAGAGCAGCTTTAGGCAGAGTAGGGCTCTTTATGGGATACAACATAGAAATCCATAGGAGGAGAATAGAAGAGCTATACACACATCTACAGAAGATGTGGGATACGCTGGCAGAGAAGGTGGAAAATGAGGTGAAAAAGATACTGGGAGATAAGCACTATATAGAATCCTATTTCAAGCTCCAAAACAGATCATAATCCAATAAAGATCATATCAAGGCCTGGCAAATGACCCGTCATTAATTCTATAGCAGATTATCTGTGGTTAGCCATTAACCGAGTATCTAGTAATATATGCTCTTAGCTCTTCACTATTTATTGGTATATGTTTTATCCTAGCCCCAATAGCCTTTTCTATTGCTGAGATTACTGCTGGTGGTGCTCCTATGGCTCCTGCTTCTCCAACTCCTCTCGCTCCATGGGGTGCTTCTGAGGGGTTTTCAACCAATATTGATTCCACCTCGAATGCCTCTAACGAGCTTGGGACGCCGCACTCTGCTATTGAGGAGCACTGTGGGTATCCCTGGTCATCGTATTTTATTGCTTCCCAGAGTACCTGGCTTGCTCCTTGGAGTGCTCCTCCTGTTAGCTGTCCCTCTATCACCATTGGGTTTATAGCTCTGCCAACATCGTCTACAGCTATATATCTAGCTATCCTTGCTATGCCTGTCTCCTCATCGATCTCTACGACAGCTATGTGGGATCCGAATGAGAAGATATCAGCACCTCTATAGAATGCCTCTACCTCGTATCCCTCTAGCTTATCGAGAGCTGATAATATATCTTCAAAGCCTCTGGCCCTGGCCTCGCTCTTAAGCCTTCTACATACCTCTACAACAGCTGCTCCCCCTGCTATGGCTGTTCTGCTGCCGAATGTACCCACACCCTCTTTCAGATATTCGGTGTCTCCGAAGAGTATTGAGATCTTCTCGATAGGTATTCCCAGCTCCTCCGCAGCGATCTGGGCTAGGGTTGTTGCATGGCTCTGGCCATGGGAGTGTGTGCCAACATATATCTCGACAACGCCTCTAGATATTCTAAGCCTTGCCCACTCACCAAGAGCAGATCTATCGTGGGCTAGGAAGCATGATATGCCTATCCCCACCCTCTTACCAGGTTTGTTTCCAAGGGATCTTCTTAGCTGTCTATATATCTCATATGCCCTCATATATGTTCCAAGATAATCTGCATCATCCGTCCTCAACCCCGTTGGTGTCTCGTATCTCCCCCAACCGCTTCTAAGATTTATAGCCCTTATCTCAGCCCTATCGATTCCAAGCTCATCTGCTAGAGCGTCTAAAACCCTCTCATGGATCAAAGCAGCCTCTGGTCTCCCAGCACCTCTGTAGGGGCCTATCGGTGTTTTATTCGTATATACAGCCTTTAGATCTAGATCAACAGCCCTTATCCTATAAGGCCCCACAGACCACCGGATAATATTAACTGGTATGTTTAGATTAACATGATAGCTATATGCACCTATATCAGCAACAACCCACCCCCTAATCCCTAGGAGCTCGCCCCTCCTAGTCCCATAGCCCTCAACCTCGAAGGCAACTCCCCTGCCGTGATATGGAGCTACTAGATGCTCCCTCCTAGTCTCAACATATTTAACAGGGATCTTCAGCTTCATAGAGGCATATATAGCTAATATACACTCAACATGCAGAGGCGTCTTATTACCAAAGGCACCCCCAACATCAGGCGATATAACCCTTATATACTCTGGGGATATGCCGAAGACCTCTTGAATATCGCTCCTAACCCTGTGGGGGCTCTGGCTATTTATATAAAGAGTTAGGGTAGAGCCATTGTAATAGGCTATACACGCCTTAGGCTCTATAGGATTTGCAACAACCCTCTCCATCCTGAGCCCGGCTTTAACAACAACCTCGGCATCCCTAAAAACCCTGGTATCTCCCCCAACGAATCTCCTATCAATAGCCAGGTTCCTAGGTATATCCCCGTGGATCTGGGGTGAGCCCTCCTCAAAAGCCCTCATAGGATCTACAACAGGCTCTAGAACCTCATAATCGATAGAGACAGCCTCAGCAAGATCCTCAGCCTCATACGGATCTCTAGCAACAACGGCAGCAACAGGCTGCCCAACAAAGTTAACAACATCTCTGGGAAGCACAGGCATCCTAGCGATCCTAGCATATCGAGAAACCTCAGGATCAACCCTAGCAGGGGCATAACCATCGATATCGCCAGGCCTTATAAAGAGAAGAGCCCTAGAGCTATCAAAGCCAAC is part of the Sulfolobales archaeon genome and encodes:
- a CDS encoding xanthine dehydrogenase family protein molybdopterin-binding subunit — protein: MYVGKPLRPLEHYRFITGRGRYVDDIKLDNMAYLKVIRSPYARALIRYVGFDSSRALLFIRPGDIDGYAPARVDPEVSRYARIARMPVLPRDVVNFVGQPVAAVVARDPYEAEDLAEAVSIDYEVLEPVVDPMRAFEEGSPQIHGDIPRNLAIDRRFVGGDTRVFRDAEVVVKAGLRMERVVANPIEPKACIAYYNGSTLTLYINSQSPHRVRSDIQEVFGISPEYIRVISPDVGGAFGNKTPLHVECILAIYASMKLKIPVKYVETRREHLVAPYHGRGVAFEVEGYGTRRGELLGIRGWVVADIGAYSYHVNLNIPVNIIRWSVGPYRIRAVDLDLKAVYTNKTPIGPYRGAGRPEAALIHERVLDALADELGIDRAEIRAINLRSGWGRYETPTGLRTDDADYLGTYMRAYEIYRQLRRSLGNKPGKRVGIGISCFLAHDRSALGEWARLRISRGVVEIYVGTHSHGQSHATTLAQIAAEELGIPIEKISILFGDTEYLKEGVGTFGSRTAIAGGAAVVEVCRRLKSEARARGFEDILSALDKLEGYEVEAFYRGADIFSFGSHIAVVEIDEETGIARIARYIAVDDVGRAINPMVIEGQLTGGALQGASQVLWEAIKYDDQGYPQCSSIAECGVPSSLEAFEVESILVENPSEAPHGARGVGEAGAIGAPPAVISAIEKAIGARIKHIPINSEELRAYITRYSVNG